The Marinilongibacter aquaticus genome has a window encoding:
- a CDS encoding serine hydrolase domain-containing protein, with protein sequence MKTRIFLLWLMAIGVQAQTVSVQKSPPLAVAQPAAVGVSASRLDRIDQLIQRAMEDNVIPGAVAMICRNGKIVYYKAFGKSDVEKGIDFQTNSIFRIASQSKAITTTAAMMLWEEGKFNLDDPISKYIPSFKNPQVLDRFSLKDSTYTTVSAGREITVRNLITHTSGIGYGVIDGDERFKAIYHKAGITDLFTTEPVTIKESVEKLAKLPLHHVPGEKFTYSEGLDVLGYLIEIWSGMPFDQYLQKHIFDPLGMKDTGFYQPTAKANRLVRVQFRDKDQKWKNFEGAFYDVDYPIKGAKTFFSGGAGLSSTAMDYATFLQMFLNKGEYNGTRLLSRKTVEFMLKNQIGDLYGKDSGFGLGFAIVGEGGATKGGVGSEGTFEWGGYFNTKYFADPQEQVIGLLFKQTQGGSGDYTSVEFRKAVFQTIDD encoded by the coding sequence ATGAAAACAAGAATTTTCCTTTTGTGGCTAATGGCCATTGGCGTACAAGCCCAAACCGTTTCGGTGCAAAAATCGCCTCCTTTGGCCGTGGCTCAACCGGCTGCTGTGGGGGTTTCGGCCAGTCGATTGGACCGCATCGACCAATTGATACAGCGGGCTATGGAAGACAATGTGATCCCTGGGGCGGTGGCCATGATTTGCCGAAACGGTAAAATTGTGTATTATAAAGCTTTTGGGAAGTCGGATGTGGAGAAGGGGATAGATTTCCAAACAAACTCTATTTTTAGGATAGCTTCACAAAGCAAGGCCATCACCACAACAGCTGCAATGATGCTTTGGGAAGAGGGTAAATTCAATTTGGACGACCCGATTTCGAAATACATTCCAAGCTTTAAAAATCCGCAGGTACTCGATCGCTTTTCTTTGAAAGACAGTACCTATACAACGGTTTCTGCGGGCCGCGAGATCACAGTGCGTAATTTGATTACGCATACCTCGGGAATCGGCTACGGAGTTATCGATGGTGACGAGCGTTTCAAGGCCATTTATCATAAAGCCGGCATTACAGACTTGTTCACAACAGAGCCGGTGACAATCAAAGAAAGCGTAGAAAAATTGGCAAAATTACCCTTGCATCATGTGCCGGGCGAGAAGTTTACCTATTCCGAAGGTTTGGATGTGCTCGGGTATTTGATCGAGATTTGGTCGGGAATGCCTTTTGATCAGTATTTGCAGAAACACATTTTCGACCCTTTGGGTATGAAGGATACCGGTTTTTACCAGCCTACAGCTAAAGCCAACCGTTTGGTGAGGGTTCAGTTTCGGGATAAAGATCAAAAATGGAAGAATTTTGAAGGAGCATTTTACGATGTGGATTACCCAATAAAAGGAGCAAAAACTTTCTTCTCCGGTGGGGCGGGTCTTTCGAGTACTGCAATGGATTATGCCACTTTTCTGCAAATGTTTCTGAACAAAGGCGAGTACAACGGCACACGGCTTTTGAGCCGGAAAACTGTAGAGTTTATGCTCAAAAATCAGATCGGCGACCTTTATGGTAAAGACAGCGGGTTTGGTTTGGGTTTTGCCATAGTAGGCGAGGGCGGTGCCACAAAAGGCGGCGTAGGCTCAGAAGGCACATTCGAATGGGGCGGTTATTTCAATACCAAATACTTTGCCGATCCGCAAGAACAAGTAATCGGGCTTTTGTTTAAACAAACTCAAGGCGGTTCGGGAGATTACACTTCTGTTGAATTTAGAAAGGCAGTTTTTCAAACCATTGACGATTAG
- a CDS encoding sialate O-acetylesterase has protein sequence MKKMKRLAWLVLLLPVSLSAQLKVANVFGDHMVLQRNKPIKVWGWNTANEKVEVQLGNETVSTKTNKDGTWELFLPERAASNSALVLKVKDTNEEVDFEDVLVGEVWLCSGQSNMEFKVRQVIDAEDEIAAANHPQIRHITIPRAVSFQPERDFEDQEWKICNSENVGDFTAVGYFFARKIQKELGVPVGLVHSSWGGSMVETWISKEALLNDVLLQDYAKNMPDNWEDNTKAMDKRLIHHFYGDESVDVEGIDESSYLRPDYDFSKWIDIWPIGSWDWKGVPAYRGTVYLEKDFEISNVDDDKPYRISFGEMSGDMAFYLNGRMVNRAYYTHKVEFEIAPGYLKEGKNSLLVQTSPNHTWGTPYVGLAGKVDSFYVDANPKRIPLMDTQWKARPSWLTPHYYTKWMNNDATLCYNAMIAPLVGLGMRGVLWYQGESNASRAKEYKHTFPLLIQDWRKQWKEDFPFLWVQLASYGPFNDSNSGSPWAELREAQHETLELPSTGEAVTIDIGNPKDIHPKNKQDVGMRLALSALSMTYGKPNVGSGPTYKDMKVESGQAYVYFENVGRGLIAKGKYAYLEGFEIAGKDQKFYFAKAEIMAGGIVKVYNENVPNPVAVRYAWSDSPIEANLYNLEDLPASPFRTDNWAMVTDLNSFINR, from the coding sequence ATGAAGAAAATGAAAAGATTGGCGTGGCTCGTTTTATTGCTTCCGGTTTCGCTTTCGGCCCAATTGAAAGTGGCCAATGTGTTTGGCGATCATATGGTTTTGCAAAGAAATAAACCCATTAAAGTGTGGGGTTGGAATACGGCCAACGAGAAGGTCGAGGTGCAGTTGGGCAACGAAACGGTTTCGACCAAAACCAATAAAGACGGTACTTGGGAGCTTTTCCTTCCAGAAAGGGCGGCCAGTAATTCGGCTTTGGTGCTCAAGGTGAAAGATACCAACGAAGAGGTCGATTTTGAAGATGTGTTGGTCGGTGAAGTGTGGCTTTGCAGTGGACAGAGCAACATGGAGTTCAAGGTAAGACAGGTTATCGATGCGGAAGATGAAATTGCCGCAGCCAATCATCCACAGATTCGACACATTACCATACCCAGAGCGGTGAGTTTCCAGCCAGAGCGTGATTTTGAAGATCAAGAATGGAAGATTTGTAATTCAGAAAATGTAGGCGATTTTACGGCTGTAGGGTACTTTTTTGCTCGTAAAATACAAAAGGAATTGGGGGTGCCCGTCGGTTTGGTGCACAGCTCTTGGGGGGGCTCGATGGTGGAGACATGGATCAGCAAAGAGGCTCTTTTGAACGATGTGCTTTTACAAGATTATGCCAAGAATATGCCCGACAATTGGGAAGACAACACCAAAGCCATGGACAAGCGATTGATTCATCATTTCTATGGTGACGAATCGGTGGATGTAGAAGGAATCGATGAAAGCTCGTATTTGAGACCAGATTACGATTTTTCGAAATGGATAGATATTTGGCCTATCGGGTCTTGGGACTGGAAAGGCGTGCCGGCTTATCGCGGAACGGTATATCTGGAAAAGGATTTCGAGATTTCGAATGTCGACGATGACAAGCCTTATCGTATCAGTTTCGGGGAAATGAGTGGCGATATGGCCTTTTATTTGAACGGCCGTATGGTAAATCGAGCCTATTACACGCACAAAGTGGAATTTGAAATTGCACCGGGATATTTGAAAGAAGGGAAAAACAGCTTGCTCGTGCAAACGAGCCCCAACCATACCTGGGGCACACCTTATGTGGGTTTGGCTGGAAAAGTGGATTCCTTTTATGTGGACGCAAACCCCAAACGAATTCCTTTGATGGATACACAGTGGAAAGCCCGGCCGAGTTGGCTTACACCTCATTATTATACCAAGTGGATGAACAACGATGCGACCTTGTGCTACAATGCCATGATTGCCCCATTGGTGGGTTTGGGCATGCGAGGCGTGTTGTGGTATCAGGGCGAATCGAATGCTTCGCGGGCAAAAGAATACAAGCATACTTTCCCTCTGTTGATTCAGGATTGGCGAAAACAATGGAAGGAAGATTTCCCCTTCCTTTGGGTGCAGTTGGCGAGTTATGGGCCTTTCAACGACAGTAATTCTGGTAGCCCTTGGGCCGAGCTCCGCGAGGCTCAACACGAGACTTTGGAATTGCCTTCCACAGGAGAAGCGGTAACCATTGATATCGGAAACCCGAAAGATATTCATCCCAAAAACAAACAAGATGTGGGCATGCGTTTGGCTCTGTCGGCTTTGAGTATGACTTACGGAAAACCGAATGTGGGAAGTGGGCCTACTTACAAAGACATGAAAGTGGAGAGCGGCCAGGCCTATGTGTATTTCGAAAATGTGGGAAGAGGGCTAATCGCCAAAGGGAAATACGCCTATCTCGAAGGTTTTGAAATTGCAGGGAAAGACCAAAAATTTTATTTCGCAAAAGCGGAAATCATGGCGGGCGGCATTGTGAAAGTGTACAATGAAAATGTGCCGAATCCAGTGGCGGTGCGTTATGCATGGTCTGATTCACCGATAGAGGCCAACCTCTACAATTTGGAAGATTTGCCGGCTTCGCCCTTCCGAACAGACAATTGGGCTATGGTAACCGACTTAAATTCTTTCATCAATAGATAA
- a CDS encoding DUF1553 domain-containing protein — protein sequence MKSFSFLSVLFLVCCAFSCSREKPVDFSSQIKPIINAKCISCHGGVKKQGGFSLLFEEEALAKLKSGNYGIVPGDASASEMIKRLHSEDPEERMPYLEEKLSDEEIELLTRWIDEGAQWGRHWAYDKVEEVEVPEVSLDWGNTPIDRFIAAQWDANALSPSAEAAPEILARRVALDIIGFPAPDSLKADFLENPDNAHYEAFVDKLLSSPFYGEKWTSMWLDLARYADTKGYERDFGRQIWEYRDWLIRAFNEDKPYDVFLTEQLAGDLLPNPTDDQLLATAFQRNSMTNDEGGTDNEEFRVAAVLDRVNTVWEGVLSTTFACVQCHSHPYDPFRHEEYYQFAAFYNNSLDYDTFEDYPLLRHLNQEQSEKLNQYAEWLSANKHSEKEVDAMVKFIKTLSPARYSVIAKDMKNAALVDTKWLAMRNPSSTRLPGFTFNGENTLLLRWSKRFSGGTFQIHLDSLNGPLLANVRVKKSEGRVAENIPIVPTKGKHDLYFTYSHPKKDDGNEVTHLQFDWFYLMNKEEQNPAFWELLNANVPSTPIMLENPDGFHRKTHVFERGNWTSLGEEVEPMVPKSLNPWPKGAPQNRLGLAQWIVSDANPLTARTMVNRVWEQIFGYGLVETLEDMGTQGADPTHRELLDYLSYKFMHEYKWSMKRLVKEIVISSVYRQSSELVPEKEKLDPNNKYLSYMPRVRLSAEQIRDQALFVSGKLNPEMYGKPVMPYQPKGIWLSPYGGGNWVKSKGEDQYRRAIYTFWKRTSPYPSMMSFDGVGREVCSARRIRTNTPLQALTLLNDSAYVDMANALNVQLFEMKKPVEDKIAWAYEQVCQRSVDAERKARLAGLYAQALEAYRKEDDLESPMYEGLSGKEKPEYAAMLVVCNALLNLDETLTKN from the coding sequence ATGAAAAGCTTCAGTTTTTTATCGGTCCTTTTTCTCGTCTGCTGTGCATTTTCTTGCAGCAGAGAAAAGCCTGTGGATTTCAGTTCGCAGATCAAACCGATAATCAATGCCAAATGCATAAGCTGCCACGGCGGGGTGAAAAAGCAAGGTGGTTTCAGTTTGCTTTTCGAAGAAGAGGCTTTGGCCAAGCTGAAATCGGGTAATTACGGCATTGTACCTGGCGATGCCTCGGCCAGTGAAATGATCAAGCGTTTGCATTCGGAAGACCCCGAAGAACGCATGCCCTACCTTGAAGAAAAGCTGAGCGATGAAGAAATTGAACTGCTGACCCGTTGGATTGATGAAGGTGCACAATGGGGAAGGCATTGGGCCTATGATAAAGTGGAAGAGGTAGAGGTGCCCGAAGTGAGTTTGGACTGGGGCAACACACCAATAGATCGGTTCATTGCTGCCCAATGGGATGCAAATGCTTTGAGCCCTTCGGCTGAGGCCGCTCCCGAGATATTGGCTCGACGCGTGGCTTTGGATATTATTGGCTTTCCTGCACCCGATTCTTTGAAGGCCGATTTTCTTGAAAATCCAGACAACGCTCATTATGAAGCTTTTGTCGATAAACTTTTATCCTCGCCCTTTTATGGCGAAAAATGGACTTCCATGTGGCTCGATTTGGCCCGCTATGCAGATACAAAGGGCTATGAACGCGATTTTGGCAGGCAAATTTGGGAATACCGCGATTGGCTCATTCGGGCTTTCAATGAGGATAAACCCTACGATGTATTCTTAACCGAACAGCTTGCAGGCGATTTGTTGCCCAATCCAACGGACGATCAATTGTTGGCTACTGCCTTTCAACGGAACAGCATGACCAACGACGAAGGGGGAACAGACAATGAAGAGTTTAGGGTTGCGGCGGTTTTAGACCGTGTGAACACCGTGTGGGAAGGCGTATTGAGCACAACCTTCGCTTGTGTGCAATGCCACAGTCATCCTTACGACCCCTTCCGGCATGAAGAGTATTATCAGTTTGCAGCTTTTTACAACAATTCGCTCGACTACGATACCTTTGAAGACTATCCCCTTTTACGGCATTTGAATCAGGAGCAGAGCGAAAAGCTAAACCAATATGCAGAATGGCTTTCGGCCAACAAGCATTCAGAAAAGGAAGTGGATGCCATGGTGAAGTTTATAAAGACTTTATCGCCGGCTCGTTATTCGGTTATTGCAAAGGATATGAAAAATGCGGCATTGGTCGATACCAAGTGGCTGGCTATGCGAAACCCTTCATCCACGCGATTGCCGGGCTTTACATTCAATGGGGAGAATACCTTATTGTTGCGTTGGTCGAAGCGTTTTTCGGGAGGCACCTTCCAAATTCACCTCGACAGCTTGAATGGCCCTTTGTTGGCCAATGTTCGCGTGAAGAAAAGTGAAGGGCGTGTAGCGGAAAACATTCCAATAGTGCCTACAAAAGGCAAACACGATCTCTATTTTACCTATAGTCATCCGAAAAAAGATGACGGCAATGAGGTGACGCACCTGCAGTTCGACTGGTTTTACCTGATGAACAAAGAAGAGCAGAATCCAGCTTTTTGGGAATTGCTCAATGCCAATGTGCCGAGTACACCAATTATGCTGGAAAACCCGGATGGTTTTCACCGCAAAACCCATGTTTTTGAACGAGGAAATTGGACAAGCCTTGGGGAAGAAGTGGAGCCCATGGTACCGAAATCATTGAATCCTTGGCCTAAAGGGGCTCCCCAAAACAGGCTGGGTTTGGCCCAATGGATTGTTTCGGATGCAAACCCCTTAACGGCCCGCACGATGGTGAATAGGGTTTGGGAACAGATTTTCGGCTACGGACTGGTGGAAACATTGGAGGATATGGGCACACAAGGGGCCGATCCTACGCACCGTGAATTGCTCGATTACTTGAGCTATAAGTTTATGCACGAGTACAAATGGAGCATGAAAAGGCTGGTCAAGGAAATTGTCATTTCTTCGGTGTATCGTCAGTCTTCTGAATTGGTACCTGAAAAAGAAAAGCTCGATCCGAACAACAAATACCTTTCTTATATGCCGCGAGTTCGGCTTTCGGCAGAGCAAATACGGGATCAAGCTTTGTTTGTCAGCGGAAAGCTGAATCCCGAAATGTACGGCAAACCCGTAATGCCTTATCAGCCTAAAGGAATTTGGCTTTCGCCCTATGGTGGTGGAAATTGGGTGAAAAGCAAAGGAGAAGATCAGTACCGTCGAGCGATTTATACTTTTTGGAAACGTACCAGTCCCTATCCATCGATGATGAGTTTTGATGGCGTCGGGCGAGAGGTCTGTTCGGCTCGTCGTATCCGAACCAATACGCCTTTGCAAGCCCTGACTCTGCTCAATGATTCGGCCTATGTGGATATGGCCAATGCCCTAAACGTACAGCTTTTCGAAATGAAAAAGCCGGTGGAGGACAAAATTGCGTGGGCTTACGAACAGGTATGCCAAAGGTCTGTCGATGCAGAAAGAAAAGCACGCTTAGCTGGCTTGTACGCACAAGCTCTTGAGGCTTACCGAAAAGAAGATGATTTGGAAAGCCCAATGTACGAAGGCCTTTCTGGTAAAGAGAAGCCTGAGTATGCGGCCATGTTGGTCGTGTGTAATGCCCTTTTGAATTTAGATGAAACTTTAACCAAGAATTGA
- a CDS encoding DUF1501 domain-containing protein has translation MSKHNDRILMEAVHKKLQQHTRRQFLRESMLGLGAIGFAGLYGCGSSSGGQANVFDPTHPLEAKAPQFAPKARSVIYLHMAGAPSQLETFDFKPDLQKLDGQDCPPSLLEGKKFAFIRGVPKMLGPQVHFAQYGESRAWISDHLPFHQKIADDLCFLKAVTTDQFNHAPAQLLMHTGSARLGRPSMGSWVTYGLGTENENLPAFVVLVSGGSNPDAGKSIWGSGFLPSVYQGVQCRSKGDPVLFLENPEGIDRDIRKMSIEAINEVNAQEYKEFNDPEILSRIFQYEMAFKMQVSVPEAMDISDEPEYIHQMYGTEPGKESFANNALLARKLVEKGVRFVQLFDWGWDAHGTSQNTSVVEGMEIKCGQTDRAVAALIADLKQRGLLDETLVVWGGEFGRTPMAENRDGVENKFKGRDHHVEAFTMYMAGGGIKRGFSYGETDEIGYAAVSGKVNPHDIQATILNQLGFDHEQFTFPFQGRPFRLTDVEGKVINEIIA, from the coding sequence ATGTCTAAGCACAATGATCGTATTTTGATGGAGGCGGTTCACAAGAAACTGCAACAACATACGCGGAGGCAGTTTCTTCGCGAATCCATGTTGGGTTTGGGAGCGATTGGTTTCGCAGGTTTGTACGGCTGCGGTAGTTCGTCTGGTGGTCAGGCCAATGTATTCGATCCGACACATCCCTTGGAAGCCAAGGCTCCACAGTTTGCTCCGAAGGCTCGTTCGGTGATCTATTTGCACATGGCGGGGGCTCCATCGCAATTGGAAACTTTCGATTTTAAACCCGATTTGCAGAAATTGGATGGACAAGATTGTCCGCCGTCTTTGCTCGAAGGGAAGAAGTTTGCCTTTATTCGTGGTGTGCCCAAAATGCTCGGGCCGCAGGTGCATTTTGCCCAGTACGGTGAAAGCCGAGCTTGGATTAGCGATCACCTGCCTTTTCATCAAAAAATAGCGGATGACCTTTGTTTTCTCAAAGCTGTCACAACCGACCAGTTCAACCACGCTCCTGCTCAGTTGCTTATGCATACCGGCTCTGCCCGATTGGGCCGACCAAGCATGGGCTCTTGGGTGACGTATGGTTTGGGCACTGAGAATGAGAACCTTCCGGCTTTTGTGGTGTTGGTTTCGGGTGGCAGTAATCCCGATGCGGGAAAAAGTATTTGGGGAAGTGGCTTTCTGCCTTCGGTATATCAAGGTGTGCAATGCCGTTCAAAAGGCGATCCCGTACTTTTTCTCGAAAATCCCGAAGGTATAGACCGCGATATTCGTAAAATGTCGATCGAGGCCATCAACGAAGTGAATGCTCAAGAATACAAAGAGTTCAACGACCCCGAAATTTTGAGCCGCATTTTTCAATACGAAATGGCATTCAAAATGCAGGTTTCTGTTCCAGAGGCCATGGATATTTCGGACGAACCTGAATATATACATCAGATGTACGGTACCGAGCCCGGGAAAGAATCCTTTGCCAACAATGCACTTTTAGCCCGGAAATTGGTGGAAAAAGGAGTACGTTTTGTGCAGCTTTTCGATTGGGGTTGGGATGCACACGGGACTTCGCAAAACACCTCTGTTGTGGAAGGTATGGAAATCAAATGTGGGCAAACGGATAGGGCGGTTGCGGCTTTGATCGCCGATTTGAAACAAAGAGGGCTTTTGGATGAAACGTTGGTGGTATGGGGAGGAGAGTTTGGCCGCACGCCAATGGCTGAAAACCGCGATGGCGTAGAGAATAAATTCAAAGGGAGAGATCACCACGTCGAAGCTTTCACGATGTATATGGCGGGTGGCGGAATAAAACGTGGGTTTTCGTATGGCGAAACTGATGAGATTGGCTACGCCGCGGTGAGTGGTAAAGTGAATCCGCACGATATACAGGCTACGATTTTGAATCAACTGGGTTTTGATCACGAACAATTTACGTTTCCTTTTCAGGGAAGACCGTTTCGTCTTACGGATGTAGAAGGAAAAGTGATAAACGAAATTATTGCATAA
- a CDS encoding sugar phosphate isomerase/epimerase family protein: MKRRDFIKSTTVAPAVFDIAFKGDKLKNNLNIHVYNTKWGFSGSYDSFFERSKREGYDGVELVWPTDKADEQSEIFEGLEKHGLEVGFLCQGSGKDASAHLKNYQHMLTQVVEYGGQRPQYINCHAGKDHFSFEENSPIIRFTLDLEQSAGVEIFHETHRGRICFAAQVAEQYLKAFPQLKFNLDISHWTNVHESMLQDQSERLDKIFQKVGLIHTRIGHAESPQVNDPRAPEWAATVRQHLKWWDSCIEYRQKNGFKDMYLMTEFGPPNYMPTLPYTQKPLSDQWDINVYMMHLVKERYK; this comes from the coding sequence ATGAAAAGAAGAGATTTTATCAAGAGCACGACGGTGGCTCCAGCAGTATTCGATATAGCCTTTAAAGGCGATAAATTGAAAAACAATTTGAATATTCACGTCTACAATACAAAATGGGGTTTTTCTGGATCATATGATTCGTTTTTTGAGCGTTCGAAACGCGAGGGGTACGATGGGGTAGAGCTGGTCTGGCCAACGGATAAGGCAGATGAGCAAAGCGAAATTTTCGAAGGGCTTGAAAAGCACGGTTTGGAAGTCGGATTTTTATGTCAAGGTAGCGGAAAGGATGCTTCTGCTCATTTGAAAAACTATCAGCACATGCTGACGCAAGTTGTGGAATACGGTGGACAAAGGCCGCAATATATCAATTGCCATGCGGGTAAAGATCATTTTAGTTTTGAAGAAAACAGTCCCATTATTCGTTTTACCCTGGATTTGGAGCAAAGTGCAGGAGTGGAAATTTTCCATGAAACGCACAGAGGACGAATCTGTTTTGCGGCCCAGGTGGCCGAGCAATATTTAAAGGCCTTTCCTCAGCTCAAATTCAATTTGGACATTTCGCACTGGACCAACGTGCATGAATCGATGTTGCAGGATCAGTCGGAACGGCTCGACAAGATATTTCAAAAAGTAGGTTTGATTCACACACGTATCGGGCATGCGGAAAGCCCGCAAGTCAACGATCCAAGAGCTCCAGAGTGGGCTGCTACTGTGCGTCAACACCTGAAATGGTGGGACAGTTGTATCGAATACCGCCAGAAAAATGGCTTCAAAGATATGTATTTGATGACTGAATTTGGTCCGCCCAATTACATGCCCACGTTGCCCTATACACAAAAGCCCCTTTCCGATCAATGGGACATCAACGTGTACATGATGCACTTGGTAAAAGAACGCTATAAATAA
- a CDS encoding c-type cytochrome domain-containing protein encodes MLDLFGKLHPLLVHLPIGFLVLTFVLYLLSLKEKWTHIEQVIPLALAFTFVSAFFTCLTGYLLSRSGGYEAALVEKHKWAGIVLTLLSGLFAFVLFKMKPSKKANMAFWAVVLCATTFTGHWGGSLTHGENFLSFERKQERKPIKDINKAHFYADVVVPILDEKCYACHSASKQKGDLRLDTEAYISAGGEHGKVVELHASAESELYKRLLLPEVEKEHMPPKGKPQLTENETKALAWWIDSGLDFEKTVAELKPSPQMLTVLKSFEAKDVERIRNFPEEEVARADEKLVEQLKAFGVVVMPISKESNYLSVNFLQNDTLNTESLRYLEKLQDQIVWLKMDGTNVKDGDLEKLSRLKNLYILHLNHTEIGDAALAHLQGLKQLQSLNLSFTNVGDAGLLQLKGLPGLREVFVYKTKVTPKDWKGDFPKARIDTGNYEDWFVEQDSLPQVAQ; translated from the coding sequence ATGCTCGATTTGTTTGGCAAACTGCACCCTTTGCTTGTCCATTTGCCTATTGGCTTTTTGGTTTTAACTTTTGTGCTCTATCTGCTGAGTTTAAAGGAGAAATGGACTCATATCGAGCAGGTAATTCCATTGGCCTTGGCTTTCACTTTTGTAAGTGCTTTTTTTACGTGCCTTACGGGCTATCTGCTCTCACGCTCTGGAGGTTACGAAGCGGCATTGGTCGAGAAGCACAAGTGGGCAGGTATTGTACTTACATTGCTTTCAGGCTTGTTTGCTTTTGTTCTGTTTAAAATGAAGCCTTCAAAGAAGGCAAATATGGCTTTTTGGGCTGTAGTGCTGTGTGCCACTACATTCACTGGACATTGGGGAGGAAGCCTTACGCACGGTGAAAACTTCTTGAGTTTCGAAAGGAAGCAGGAGAGAAAGCCTATAAAAGATATCAATAAAGCCCATTTTTATGCCGATGTCGTAGTGCCCATTTTGGATGAGAAATGCTACGCGTGCCATTCGGCGAGCAAACAAAAGGGAGATTTACGATTGGATACGGAAGCGTATATTTCCGCAGGAGGAGAACATGGAAAAGTGGTTGAACTGCATGCCAGTGCCGAAAGTGAACTGTATAAGCGGCTTTTGCTGCCCGAAGTGGAAAAGGAACATATGCCGCCCAAAGGCAAGCCGCAATTGACGGAAAACGAAACGAAGGCCTTGGCTTGGTGGATTGATTCTGGGCTTGATTTTGAGAAAACTGTGGCCGAGTTGAAACCTTCTCCACAAATGTTGACGGTTTTGAAGAGTTTCGAAGCGAAAGATGTGGAACGCATTCGCAATTTCCCAGAAGAAGAGGTGGCCAGAGCCGACGAAAAGCTGGTGGAACAACTGAAGGCTTTTGGAGTTGTGGTGATGCCGATTTCGAAAGAAAGCAATTATCTAAGCGTAAATTTCTTGCAAAATGACACATTGAATACGGAGTCTTTGAGGTATTTGGAAAAGTTGCAAGATCAAATCGTGTGGTTGAAAATGGACGGGACAAATGTGAAAGATGGAGATCTGGAAAAATTGAGCCGACTGAAAAATTTGTACATACTGCATTTGAATCACACGGAAATAGGCGATGCGGCTTTGGCTCATCTACAGGGATTGAAACAATTGCAAAGCCTCAATCTTTCATTCACGAATGTGGGCGATGCGGGCCTGCTGCAATTGAAAGGCTTGCCGGGACTGCGAGAAGTTTTTGTCTATAAAACCAAGGTCACTCCGAAAGATTGGAAAGGAGACTTCCCAAAGGCGAGAATAGATACTGGAAATTACGAAGATTGGTTTGTGGAGCAGGATAGCCTTCCGCAGGTAGCTCAATAA